One region of Ananas comosus cultivar F153 linkage group 9, ASM154086v1, whole genome shotgun sequence genomic DNA includes:
- the LOC109715829 gene encoding homeobox-leucine zipper protein HOX32-like: MAMAMGVAGKEKAGMDAGKYVRYTPEQVEALERVYNECPKPSSMRRQQLIRECPILSNIEPKQIKVWFQNRRCREKQRKEASRLQTVNRKLTAMNKLLMEENDRLQKQVSQLVYENGYMHQQIHTASVANTDTSCESVVTSGQHHHQQCNPTSQHPPRDANDPAGLLAIAEETLAEFLSKATGTAVDWVQMVGMKPGPDSLGIVAVSHNSSGVAARVCGLVSLEPTKVAEIIKDRPSWYRDCRCLDVLSVIPTGNGGNIELIYMQTYAPTTLAVARDFWTLRYTTGLEDGSLVICERSLTPTTGGPTGPPPQNFVRADMFPSGCLIRPCDGGGSMIHIVDHVDLEAWSVPEVLRPLYESPKILAQKMTLGALRHIRQIAQESSGEVSYVGGRQPAVLRTFSHRLCRGFNDAVNGFTEDGWSLMSNDGVDDVAIAINSSPNKLLGSSAFFCAVGGVLCVKASMLLQNVPPALLVRFLREHRSEWADCGVDAYSAASLRASPFAVPGLRAYNGFMGSQVILPLAHTLEHEEFLEVIRLEGPGFNQDEIMPRDMYLLQLCSGVDEIGACAQLVFAPIDESFADDVPLLASGFRVIPLDAKTDGPGTTRTLDLASTLEVGSGVGSRPKSNPSNSYNQRSVLTIAFQFMYENHLRENVATMARQYVRSVMASIQRVAMAIAPSRLGPQIGAKNLPGSPEAHTLARWISRSYRFHTGVELFPADSPEDDSLLKLLWHHSDAIMCCSLKASPVFTFTNQAGLDMLETTLVALQDIRLEKILDDGGRKVLCSEFDKIMQQGFAYLPAGICMSSMGRPVSYEQAVAWKVLDEDDLPHCLGLMFLNWSFV; encoded by the exons ATGGCGATGGCGATGGGGGTGGCGGGGAAGGAGAAGGCGGGGATGGATGCGGGGAAGTACGTGAGGTACACGCCGGAGCAGGTGGAGGCGCTCGAGAGGGTCTACAACGAGTGCCCTAAGCCGAGCTCCATGCGGCGACAGCAGCTCATACGGGAGTGCCCCATCCTCTCCAACATCGAGCCCAAGCAGATCAAAGTATGGTTCCAGAATCGCAG ATGCCGCGAAAAGCAGAGAAAGGAAGCCTCTCGACTACAAACAGTCAATCGGAAGCTAACAGCCATGAATAAGCTGTTGATGGAGGAAAATGACCGACTGCAGAAGCAGGTGTCTCAGCTTGTTTATGAGAATGGCTATATGCACCAGCAAATTCACACT GCATCTGTGGCAAATACAGACACAAGCTGTGAGTCTGTAGTGACAAGTGGTCAGCACCACCATCAACAATGTAATCCAACATCTCAGCATCcgcctagggatgcaaacgacCCAGCTGG TCTACTCGCAATCGCTGAGGAGACCTTGGCAGAGTTCCTATCAAAAGCTACAGGAACTGCTGTTGATTGGGTGCAGATGGTTGGGATGAAG CCTGGTCCGGATTCTCTTGGAATCGTTGCTGTTTCCCACAATTCCAGTGGGGTAGCAGCACGAGTCTGCGGCCTTGTTAGTCTAGAACCAACAAAG GTCGCGGAGATAATCAAAGATCGCCCATCTTGGTATCGTGACTGCCGTTGCCTTGATGTGCTGAGTGTTATTCCTACCGGTAACGGGGGAAACATTGAACTTATTTATATGCAG ACTTATGCACCTACTACGCTAGCAGTGGCACGTGACTTTTGGACGCTTAGATACACTACTGGTCTGGAAGATGGCAGTCTTGTG ATCTGTGAGAGATCATTGACTCCAACAACTGGTGGTCCAACTGGGCCTCCCCCTCAGAATTTTGTGAGAGCCGATATGTTTCCTAGTGGATGCCTAATTCGACCGTGTGATGGTGGTGGCTCTATGATTCATATTGTGGATCATGTTGATTTGGAG GCTTGGAGTGTTCCCGAGGTTCTTAGACCCCTTTATGAGTCCCCGAAGATTCTTGCACAGAAAATGACTCTTGGT GCATTGCGCCACATTCGACAAATAGCTCAAGAATCAAGTGGTGAAGTTTCTTATGTTGGCGGCCGGCAACCTGCAGTTTTAAGGACATTCAGCCACAGACTCTGCAG AGGCTTCAATGATGCTGTGAATGGATTCACTGAAGATGGATGGTCATTGATGAGTAATGATGGTGTTGATGATGTTGCTATTGCGATCAACTCATCACCAAACAAGCTTCTTGGATCTTCTGCATTCTTTTGTGCTGTTGGAGGAGTTTTATGTGTAAAGGCATCAATGTTGCTGCAG AACGTACCTCCTGCCTTACTTGTCCGGTTTCTACGGGAGCACCGCTCTGAGTGGGCCGACTGCGGTGTTGATGCTTATTCTGCTGCTTCTTTGAGAGCTAGCCCATTTGCTGTTCCTGGTTTGAGGGCTTATAATGGGTTTATGGGCAGTCAGGTCATTCTACCTCTTGCTCATACTTTGGAACATGAAGAG TTCCTGGAGGTTATTAGGCTTGAAGGCCCTGGTTTTAATCAGGATGAAATTATGCCAAGGGACATGTATTTGCTTCAG CTTTGCAGTGGAGTTGATGAGATAGGTGCTTGTGCACAGCTTGTATTTGCACCTATTGATGAATCTTTTGCTGATGATGTGCCTCTGCTGGCTTCTGGTTTCCGTGTGATCCCGTTGGACGCTAAGACA GATGGGCCAGGCACCACTCGAACGCTCGACCTGGCTTCCACACTTGAGGTTGGATCTGGTGTTGGTTCAAGGCCTAAAAGCAATCCTTCTAATTCATACAATCAAAGATCGGTTCTGACCATTGCATTCCAGTTCATGTATGAGAACCACCTTCGAGAAAATGTTGCGACAATGGCGAGACAGTATGTGAGAAGCGTAATGGCCTCTATACAGAGAGTAGCTATGGCAATAGCCCCTTCACGTCTAGGGCCTCAGATCGGTGCGAAGAATCTGCCAGGCTCTCCTGAAGCTCACACTCTTGCGAGGTGGATTTCAAGGAGCTATAG GTTTCACACTGGAGTGGAGCTCTTTCCCGCCGATTCCCCAGAAGATGATTCTCTGCTGAAACTCCTGTGGCACCATTCTGATGCTATCATGTGCTGTTCTTTGAAG GCTTCTCCTGTTTTCACCTTCACGAACCAAGCTGGTCTTGACATGCTGGAAACTACGTTAGTAGCTCTTCAAGATATAAGACTTGAGAAAATTCTTGATGATGGTGGTCGGAAGGTGCTGTGCTCCGAATTCGACAAGATCATGCAACAG GGTTTTGCTTATCTACCCGCCGGCATATGCATGTCGAGCATGGGTCGACCGGTTTCGTACGAGCAGGCAGTGGCATGGAAAGTTCTCGACGAAGATGATTTGCCGCATTGTCTGGGCTTAATGTTCCTGAACTGGTCCTTTGTTTGA